One segment of Streptomyces sp. NBC_01454 DNA contains the following:
- a CDS encoding helix-turn-helix domain-containing protein, producing the protein MAAASGPTVRRRQLGSELRRLREHAGKKIEEVAEHLECSQSKISRVETGQAPIKARDVRDLLQWYGVEDAAQVETVMQIHKDAQQQGWWAHYEEVLPSGMATYAGLESDARVLRSYEPIFVHGLLQTQDYAEAVIGAARQGELDEIDRLVRFRKDRQTRLTNKPDPLELWVVVEESALRRPVGGKEVMAAQIEHLIEAAAMPNVTLQIMPTAKGAHIAMAGTFSLLEFEPQTPTVVYVDSIAGNVYLEKERDVRKFIQTFDLVRAAAPDPQETPAILEKLAREMHKT; encoded by the coding sequence ATGGCTGCGGCCAGCGGACCGACAGTGAGGCGCCGGCAGCTCGGGTCCGAGCTCAGGCGTCTGCGTGAGCACGCGGGCAAGAAGATCGAGGAAGTCGCCGAGCACCTGGAGTGCTCGCAGTCCAAGATCAGTCGCGTGGAAACCGGTCAGGCTCCAATCAAGGCCAGAGATGTGCGCGACCTGCTGCAGTGGTACGGAGTTGAGGACGCCGCCCAGGTGGAGACCGTGATGCAGATCCACAAGGACGCGCAGCAGCAGGGCTGGTGGGCCCACTACGAAGAGGTGCTGCCCTCCGGCATGGCCACCTACGCCGGCCTCGAGTCCGACGCCCGCGTCCTGCGCTCCTACGAACCGATCTTCGTTCACGGCCTGCTACAGACCCAGGACTACGCGGAAGCCGTCATCGGTGCCGCACGGCAGGGCGAACTCGACGAGATCGACCGCCTGGTGAGGTTCCGCAAGGATCGCCAGACCCGGCTGACCAACAAGCCCGACCCCCTCGAACTGTGGGTAGTCGTAGAGGAGAGCGCACTTCGCCGCCCGGTCGGCGGGAAGGAGGTCATGGCGGCCCAGATCGAGCACCTCATCGAAGCCGCGGCCATGCCCAACGTCACCTTGCAGATCATGCCCACGGCCAAGGGCGCCCACATCGCGATGGCCGGGACGTTCTCGCTGCTGGAGTTCGAGCCGCAGACACCCACCGTCGTGTACGTCGACTCCATCGCAGGCAACGTGTACTTGGAGAAGGAGCGCGACGTCCGCAAGTTCATCCAGACCTTCGATCTGGTGCGGGCAGCTGCTCCCGACCCACAAGAGACCCCCGCCATCCTGGAAAAACTCGCAAGGGAGATGCACAAGACATGA
- a CDS encoding DUF397 domain-containing protein, giving the protein MSTNDTRPAPEVDLSAAVWRKSSRSSGNGACVEVAFVEGIVAMRDSKDTSRPALLFYTDEWDAFLGGAADGEFHISPDCRFPETGATSRP; this is encoded by the coding sequence ATGAGCACGAACGACACGCGACCCGCTCCCGAGGTCGACTTGAGCGCCGCCGTCTGGCGGAAGAGCAGCCGCTCTTCCGGCAACGGCGCATGCGTCGAGGTCGCCTTCGTCGAAGGGATCGTCGCCATGCGCGATTCGAAGGACACCAGCAGGCCCGCACTTCTGTTCTACACGGACGAGTGGGACGCCTTCCTTGGCGGAGCCGCCGACGGCGAGTTCCATATCAGCCCTGATTGTAGGTTCCCCGAAACGGGGGCCACTTCCCGCCCTTAG
- a CDS encoding ATP-binding protein, with protein sequence MRTVPQQMRQRWTDGIRALPIAAPVTGRRLSFTVEAIEASVPAARHEVAAQLAMWGLPRGSDLVDTALLAVSELVTNSVQHAAVSSPTADVAVGMDGDHLMVAVHDRHPQLPQPLDVPHLDGSGGWGLRLVEALAAQAGGKTSAPPDADGLGKTVTVCLPLPVLRPAAACTPVAPPPAESPPWH encoded by the coding sequence ATGCGAACGGTGCCACAGCAGATGCGCCAGCGCTGGACGGACGGAATCCGAGCCCTGCCGATAGCCGCTCCGGTGACCGGCCGACGGCTGTCCTTCACGGTCGAGGCCATCGAGGCATCCGTGCCCGCCGCCCGGCACGAGGTCGCCGCCCAGCTGGCCATGTGGGGCCTGCCGCGCGGCTCGGATCTGGTCGACACCGCTCTGCTCGCGGTCAGCGAGCTGGTCACCAACTCGGTGCAGCACGCGGCCGTTTCATCGCCGACAGCGGATGTGGCGGTGGGCATGGACGGCGACCACCTGATGGTCGCCGTGCACGACCGCCACCCGCAGCTCCCGCAGCCGCTCGATGTCCCGCACCTGGACGGCAGCGGCGGCTGGGGCCTGAGACTGGTCGAGGCCCTGGCCGCGCAGGCGGGCGGGAAGACCAGCGCGCCACCGGACGCGGACGGGCTCGGCAAGACCGTCACGGTCTGCTTGCCTCTCCCTGTTCTTCGGCCGGCGGCGGCATGTACCCCCGTGGCGCCGCCGCCGGCCGAGTCGCCCCCGTGGCACTGA
- a CDS encoding FxLD family lanthipeptide has product MNAIAIETKAAVPAADVVDLDLDVKIVTAGPVAAALLSSTDDGCDTKKNGDC; this is encoded by the coding sequence ATGAACGCCATTGCGATCGAGACCAAGGCGGCCGTCCCGGCCGCCGACGTGGTCGACCTCGACCTGGATGTCAAGATCGTCACTGCCGGTCCCGTGGCGGCGGCGCTGCTGAGCAGCACCGACGACGGGTGCGACACCAAGAAGAACGGCGACTGCTGA